AGCCTGGGGGGTCATCACCGGTGCCGGCCCCGGCATCATGGAGGCCGGCAACAAGGGAGCCGGACTCGATGCTTCCTTCGGCGTCAATATCCGGTTGCCATTCGAGTCGGACGCCAATCAACATATCGAGAACGACCGGGTCATCAACTTCAAGTACTTCTTCACCCGCAAGCTCGGATTTGTGAAGGAGTCGCATGCCTTCGCCCTGTTCCCGGGCGGTTTCGGGACCATGGATGAGACATTCGAACTCCTGACATTGATCCAAACCGGCAAGAGCGATCTCCACCCGATCGTCCTGCTCGAGGCGGAAGGCAACTCATACTGGGAGGAATGGCAGCGTTTCGTCGAGGAAAACCTCGTCGCCAACGGCATGATCACGGTCGACGACCTCAGCCTGTACAAGATCACGAGCAATCCCCTTGAAGCTGCCGACGAGATCTGTCGGTTCTACGCCAACTACCAGTCACAGCGCTATGTGAAAGGCATGCTGGTCCTGCGAATGAACCATGCACCCGACGAAGCCCAACTCCAGCGCCTCAACGATGACTTCTCCGACATCCTCGTGGACGGCGAGATCAGCGTCATTCCTGCCACCGAGGCGGAAATCGCCGACGCGGACTCGGTCGATGCCGGACGGGTTTCCCTCCATTTCGATCGCAGAAGCTTCGGGCGACTCAGAAAGCTCATCGACGCACTCAACGATCTGGTCGACACAACTCCCCACGAGATTCATCTCCCACCCCCATATCGGGACGAACTTCCCGAGCGACCCTGGTAGCTCCCCGCCTCTCGGCGGGCGGTGAGCGGCTACCATTACGCCGGTGCGTGAGATTCTTTCAGACCTCGTGGCAGAGCAACAATCGCTGGACCAGTTTCTCCAGCGCGTAGCCATCCGGGATTGGGATCGCCCCAGTTCGGCTGCAGGCTGGTCGATTCGCGACACCGTCAGTCATCTGGCCACCTTTGAGGAGTACGCATACAACGCGCTGGCGGAAGGCGGATCACGGCAATCGGAAGCCAACGCCTATCCCACCGACGAGGATTTCACCCTGGCGGGCGTTCTACCCGGCCGAGCCATGCGAGCTCAAGACGTCATCGAATGGTGGCGTGGGGCGAGAGCCAAAGTAATCGAAGAGCTGTCGAGGATCGCCCCCACCGTCCGCGTCCCGTGGTTCAAAGCCGACATGAGCGCCCGGACGTTCGCGACGGCCCGTCTGATGGAGACCTGGGCCCACGGCCTCGACATATACACCTCCGTCGGCGAGGAGTGCGAAGACACCGTCAGATTGCGCCATATCGCCTGGCTGGGTTGGAAATCGCTGCCGTACGCCTTCGAGTTGGCCGGTGAGGAGTACTCCAAGCCGGTGCGGATCGAAGTCCTAGGCCCGCAGTGGTCGAAATGGATCTTCGGACCGGAGGACACCGACCAGGTGATCAAAGGCCAGGCCGGCGAGTGGTGCCGGGTCGCCGTGCAACGCATGAATGCCACCCAGGCGGGTTCCCTCAAAGCCCAGGGCGAGATCGCCGAAACCGCGCTGCGGGTCGCCCGCGCCTACATGTGATCCCCGTGTTTCCTCGTCTGATCGGCATGGTTCACCTCGATCCCCTTCCGGGTGCTCCCGGGTTCAGGGACAACTTCGATGCCGTTGTCACCGCCGCTATCAAGGACGCCGAGACCCTCAAGGCGGCCGGGTTCGATGGCCTGATGATCGAGAACTTCGGAGACGTGCCGTTCTTCGCCGAACGCGTGCCAAACATCACTGTGGCCTCCATGACCGCGGCCACCCAAGCCATTTCCGCCGCCGTTGACCTCCCGTTCGGCATCAACGTCCTCAGGAACGATGGCGATGCAGCCCTCTCGATTGCGGCGGTCACCGGCGCCTCCTACATCCGGATCAATGTGCTTTCCGGTTCGATGCAGACCGACCAGGGTCTGATCACAGGCCGGGCGGCTGAACTCGCCCGCCTGCGCCGTTCCCTGGGGGTCGAGGTAGGGATCTTCGCCGATGTCTTCGTCAAGCATGCCGCCCCGCCGGGTGGGCTTTCGATCGCCCAGGCGGCCGCCGACACATGGGAGCGGGGCCTCGCCGACGCACTGATCGTCTCAGGAGCAGGAACCGGCGAGGAACCGGACGTCGGTGATCTCCGCCGGGTTCATGTCGCAGTCCCCGACGCCCACTTGCTGGTCGGCTCCGGCGCCCGTATCGACAACGTGGCCGGGTTGCTCGAGACGGCCAACGGAATCATCGCAGGAACGGCTCTGAAACGAGACCACGTGACCACAGCACCGGTCGACCCGGATCAGGCGCGCGCCTTCGTCGAAGCCGCCTCCTGATCATGGAGCACATCGTCTATGAGCCGGACGGACGGATCGCCACACTGACGCTGGCGCGACCCGAAACCCGCAACGCCATCACCAACCCGGAGATGGTCGAAGAGGTCATGTCTGCCCTCCGTCATGCCGATGCCGATCCGGACATCGGCATCCTGATCATCACCGGCCAGGGCCCCGCCTTCAGTGCCGGAGGCAATGTCAAGGACATGCGGGCCGGTGTCGGCCTGTTCGAAGGCACCCCTGATGAGATAGCCGAGAAGTACCGGGCGTCGATCCAGCAGATCCCGCGCTTGATGCTGGGAACGGACCTGGTAACGATTGCGGCCGTGAACGGACCGGCGATTGGAGCAGGCTTCGATATCGCCCTGATGTGTGACCTGAGAATCGGATCGACCGAGGCGCGATTCGCGCACACCTTCATCGATCTTGGCATTGTCCCCGGTGACGGTGGGGCCTGGTTCCTCCCCCGCGTTGTCGGTTGGCAGCGGGCGGCCGAACTCGCTTTCACATCCCGCATCGTCACCGCGGAAGAGGCAGTCGAGATGGGAATCCTGCTCGAGATGGTGGAACCCGACGACGTTCTCCCCCGGGCGATGGTGATTGCCTTGCAGATCGCAGCTAAGCCACCTCATTCGGTGCGCCTGACCAAGCGCCTGCTTCGCCATGCCCGGTCGATGGAACTCGATGGATTCCTCGACATCTCGGCCGCTCTCCAGTCGGTTAGCCATCACACAGCAGACCACCGCGAAGCAGTGGAGGCCTTCTTCGAGAAGCGCCCGGGAGATTTCAAGGGTCGCTAGGCAGAGGGCCCAGGGTCGATGACCCGATCAACCGGCGGCCTCCCCTCCTGCGGGCGGAACACCTTCCGAGATCTTGCTTAATCCGGCCCCTGTGCCCGTTCCGTACTTAGGGCGTAACAGGAACAAACCAAGGAGGTCCTGATGAGACGCACATTGACCCTGGCCGTAGCCACCCTACTAGCGGTGAGCTTGCTGGCCATCCCGGTATCCGCCAAAGGAAACAAGGCGCCCGCCGGCCCCACCATTGCCCAAATCACGGAGATGCCCGGTTTCAGCACTCTGAACTTCGCGCTGAACGCAACCGGCCTGTTCGACGTGCTGGATGGTGACGGTCAGTTCACGGTGTTCGCACCCACGGACGAGGCGTTCGCGGCACTCGAGAAAGCCAACCCGGGCATCACCGCCTACCTGGTCGCCAACCCGGAGGTCTTGACCGACGTGCTCCTCTACCACGTGACCGACGGCCGCCGCTGGTCGAACAGCGTCATCAACAGGAACAACTCGAAGTCGATCGAGATGCTCAATGGGGGCTACGTGTGGGCGAACCCAACTGTCACCCTCACCGATAGCGACTCACTCGGCATCGGAAGCCCGGACGCAAGCATTGCTTCCCCCAACATCAATGCCAGCAATGGAGTCGTCCACGTCATCACGCAGGTGCTGATCCCCTGACCCCGCCCGACACGGAGAGAATCCACGAAGCCCGGGAGTCACCTCCCGGGCTTCGCTCTATGAATTGCCCGGCGGGCCTGATCGGGAATCCCCGCCTCACTGGACGCAAAACTCGTTGCCCTCTGGATCTTGCATCACTACCCATCGTTCCCCGCTCTCGGCGAACTCGCCCACGACTGCACCACCTGCTCCAACGAGGAGCTCGACGTGGGCATCCACGCGGCTCCTGCGGTCTCCCGGGTCTGCATCGCCACCGCCCCCGATGTTGATATCGAGGTGCAGCCGGTTCTTCGCCAACTTCTCCTCTGGTACCTTCTGGAAGAAGAGACGCGGGCCACGGCCCGCCGGATCGATCAGTGCCCCACGCGCATCCCACTGATCTTGGGGGATCCCTTCGGCGGCCGCCCACTCTTGCCACGACGCGAATCCAGGTAGCGGAGGTTGTTGAACGTACGCGAGGGCCAGCGCCCAGAATTCCACCAGGAGATTCACATCGTTTGCGTCGATCGTCACCTGAAATCCGTTCGCCATGGCTTCCTCACTCCTTGTGCACAGTGAACCCGATCTTCGTGAGCAATCTCAGGAAAGCCGTGGCCGGATCCTTGAAGTTGGCCGATCTGAGCACATCATCGAAATCGCTCATGAACGCCGTCATTTGTTCAACGATATGCGACAGCGAGATGGTGTGGAGGTCGACGTCGGAGGTCCGCCCGAACGCGACCAGGCGGGTCCGTACGGTGGCACCGCTGCAACTCGGCGTCACGGCCACACCATGCGTCGCCACCTCATGCACTACGGATTCCAGATCGCAGCCGTATACCCACGCCACTCGCCGGATGACCGCGTGAAGGACCTGGTGAGTCGCGAGGCCCGGATTGAACTCGGCCTCACCCTGTTTCACCTCACCGATGATCACGTCGATCTGATTGTCTTCCAGGCGCAACGCAGGATCCAAGATCAACAGCATGCGCCCTTCGGCGGTGTCGCCGGCATCGGCCGCGTAGATGTCGCCCGGAAACCGCAGTGCAAGGATGTCCACGTCGGTGAGGGTCCGGTAGGTCCCGTCCTTCGCCCTCCCCTGTATGTCGAACTCGCTGAGGGTGAGGTACCCGTTCAGGCGGAGGTATGACTCCACCAGGTTGACTGCAACGTCCATGGGGACATTCTGCACCATGCGGCGGGCACCGAGATCAAATGCCTGGCATACCGATGTTGCGCCACCCATCATCAACGCCCCAACGTGTCCTCACAAAGGGCCGAATTAGAGCCGACGACTCATGTACATAGGGTGGTCTCTGTGCCACCTTATGTAACGCGCGGGCTATTGCTGCGACTTAGCCTGGGACGCACAAGGAGGGCGCAAGTGTTGGAAGGCATGCTGGAGCGGATGTGGGAACGGGACGAGGCGCTCGCCCGTCACGGATTCCGGGTTGCTACCTTCGCGACGGCCCTCGCCCAACACCTCGATGCCCCTCCGGAGATGATCGACCGTCTCCGCATCGCAGCCATGATCCACGATATCGGAAAACTCCGACTCGACCCGCTCATCATCGCCAAGCCGGGACCGCTCAACGAAGCGGAGTGGCACGAGATGCGCAAACACCCAGAGCATGGGTTCGAGATGGTGAAGGGATACGTCCATCCAGATATCTGCGGAGTCCTGCTTGCCCACCACGAACGCTACGACGGCGTCGGCTACCCGTTCAATCGGGCCGGCACCGACATCCCCCGTGGTGCCCGCATTCTCCTCGTCGCCGACGCCTTCGACGCGATGACCAGCGACCGGCCGTACCAGCCGCCGATGCCCATCGCCGACGCCCTGAGAGAACTCGAGGAAAACGCAGGATCGCAATTCGACCCCAACGTGGTCGAGGCGATGCTGGACTTGTCCGCCAACGGGCGGCTCCGGACCGCTCACGCGGTCAAGATCTCCGCCTGATACCACCCGACCCCGAGGCGTAGCCACCAGCAGTTTCTGCGCAATGCAATGTATTGCCACGCGCCACAGCATTGCGGAGAAACAGCGCGGGGTTTTCTGCGCAATGCAATGTCTTGCCACGCGCCACAGCATTGCGGAGAAAATACGTCGGTGGGGGTCGCTACCGTGACGGCGTGCTGGATCTGTTCTCCCCTGCAACGCGAGCATGGTTTGAGGCATCGTTCGCGGCGCCCACCGATGCACAACGAGACGGCTGGCCGGCCATCGCAGACGGCCGGCATACGCTCATCCACGCCCCGACCGGGTCCGGCAAGACCCTGGCCGCCTTCCTCTGGACCCTCGACCGCATCCTCCACGAACCAATCCCTCCCGCCAAGGAACGTTGCAGGGTCCTTTACATCTCTCCCCTCAAGGCACTCGCCTACGACATCGATCGCAACCTCCGGGCACCGCTGATTGGAATCCAGCATGCAGCCCGGCGCCTGGGCCTCGATCCCCTGCCGGACATAACGACGTTCATCCGCACCGGCGACACTCCTGCAGACGAACGACGGCGGATGGAGCGGCACCCGCCCGATGTTCTCATCACGACTCCCGAGTCTCTCTACCTTCTCTTGACCTCCCAGGCCCGGGCTGCCCTTCGCTCGGTGCGATGGGTGATCGTCGACGAGGTCCATGCAGTCGCCGGCACCAAGCGCGGGACCCATCTGGCTCTGTCCCTGGAACGCCTCGAGGAGATCACAGCCATCTCACCGCAACGCATCGGCCTCTCAGCCACCCAGCGCCCTCTGGAAGTGATCGGATCGTTCCTCGGCGGTGGGACTGTCGATGGAGGTACGTGGACACCCCGTCCCGTGCATCTGATCGACGTCCCGGGCGACAAGGCGCTCGAACTCGAGCTGGTAGTGCCGGTCGAAGACATGACCGCCGTCACCGTGACGCCACCCACCCCCCTGGGCGTGTACGACGGCCCTGCACAACTCCCACCGGCCAGAACATCGGTGTGGACGGCTATTTACCCAACTCTCCTCGAGCACATTCGTAGCCACCAGTCGACGATCGTGTTCGCCAACAGCAGAAGGCTCGCCGAGCGTATTTGTGACGAACTCAACCGCCTCGCCGGCGAAGAGGTAGCCAGGGCACACCACGGATCCGTGTCCCGCGAGCAGCGGGTCCAGATCGAGGAGATGCTCAAGAAGGGTGAACTCCCGGCAGTCGTAGCAACATCCTCACTGGAACTCGGCATCGACATGGGCGCCGTCGATCTCGTCCTGCAGATCGAATCGCCCACCTCCGTCGCCAGCGGGCTTCAGCGGGTCGGCCGGGCCGGCCACCAGGTTGGGGCGGCTTCCCGCGCCAAGATCTTCCCTAAGTACCGGGGGGACCTCCTGGTCGCCACCGTCGTGGTCGACCGCATGCTCGAGCGCGCGGTTGAGTCGACCCGGATCCCGCGCAGCCCGCTCGACGTCCTGGCGCAGCACATCGTGGCGATGGCCGCCAAGGACGAATGGGGTGTTGACGAACTGTTCTCACTAGTGCGACGCGCCGCACCTTATGCCGAACTCGGACGTGGCCCATTCGAGGCGGTACTCGACATGCTCTCGGGTCGATACCCATCTGAGCTCTTCTCCGATTTGCGCCCTCGAATCGACTGGGATCGCGTCGCCAACACCATCGTGGGTCGTCCGGGTGCCCTGCAATTGGCAGTACAGAATCCGGGCACGATCCCCGACCGTGGCCTCTATACCGTGCACCTTCCTGATGGCGCCAGGGTTGGCGAACTCGATGAGGAGATGGTCTACGAGTCGAGAGTGGGCGACGTCTTCATCCTGGGCGCGTCCACCTGGCGAATCAACGAGATCACCGCCGACCGGGTCGAGGTCGTTCCTGCTCCCGGAGAGTCGGGCGCAACGATGCCTTTCTGGCACGGGGACATGCTCGGGAGAACAATCGAGACGGGACGTGCGCTCGGAGAATTCACTCGCGTCGTCGGCGCCCTCGACCGCCCCGAAGCCGAACGCACGCTCGCCGACCGGTACCACCTCGATGAATTGGCCGCTTCGAACCTCGCCGGATACCTGCAGGAAGAACTCGAAGCAACGGGCCACCTCCCCTCGGACGAAACGATCGTCGTCGAACGCTTCCGCGACGAGATCGGGGATTGGCGGTTGGTCTTGCTTTCGCCGTTCGGCGCCAGAGTGCATGCGCCGTGGGCAATGGCGCTCACCGGCCGGTTTCGTCAGACACTCGGCCGCCAGGTCGACGTCATCTGGGGCGACGACGGCATCGCACTCCGGTTTCCCGACCAGGACGACATTCCGACCGCGGCGGATCTGCTGATCGATCCGGACGAAATCGAAGCCGAGCTGGTGGATCACCTGGCGGACTCAGCCATGTTCGCCGCTCGCTTCAGGGAGGCGGCGGCGCGATCGCTCCTGCTCCCGCGCCGCCGGCCCGGCAAACGGACGCCACTGTGGCTCCAGCGAAGGCGGGCCGGCAATCTGCTGGGGGTAGTGCGCCAATTCGGATCGTTCCCCATCGTTCTCGAGACCTACCGGGAGATCCTCCAGGACGACTTCGATGTTCCGGCACTGATCGAGCTGCTCGGTGAACTCCGCTCGCGGGCGATCCGTGTTGTTGAGGTAGAGCTAGATTCCCCCAGTCCCTTCGCCTCCTCTCTCCTCTTCGAGTTCGTCGCCTCTTTCTTGTATGAGGGTGACACGCCTCTGGCCGAACGCAGGGCGGCCGCCCTCACCCTCGACCGCCAGCTCCTGGGCGAACTGCTCGGTGAGGGAGAACTTCGCCAGCTGCTGTCGCGCGATGTCATCGCGACCATCGAGTTGGAGCTGCAACGCCTTGCTCCGGGGTATCAGGCAACCGGCGCCTCCGGAGCGCACGACCTTCTCCGCCAGCTCGGTCCATTGACGGCCGACGAGCTCACCGCCCGCCTCACAGACGATGATCCGGTACCGCTCCTGGCGGATCTCCAATCCAGGAACCAGGTCATCCCGATCCAACACGGTGGCATCGGTCGCTGGGCTGCCATCGAAGACGCAGGGCGGCTGCGAGACGCCATCGGGGTCCAACCTCCGGTTGGAGTTCCGCATGTGTTCCTGGATCCGGTTGAAGACCCGCTCGGCGACGTGGTTGCCCGCTATGCCAGGACCCACGGGCCGTTCTCGACAGAAGCGGCGTCAACCGCGCTCGGCCTGCCAACCGCGGTTGTCGCCACCGCCCTGGCGAAGCTCGAGGAATCCGGACGGGCGGCCAGGGGCGCCTTCCGGGCGGAAGGCTCTGAGCGGGAATGGGTTGACACCGAAGTGCTTCGGAGGATCAAGCGACGCTCGCTGGCAGCCCTTCGCTCGGAGATCGAACCGGTGGATCCTGCGGCCATGGCCGCATTCGCCCTCACCTGGCACGGCGTTGGAGGCGACCGAAGGTCAACCGACCGCCTGGTCGAGACCGTCCACCAGCTGCAGGGGTTTCCACTACCTGCCTCCGTGCTCGAAACCGACATCCTTCCGGCACGTATGCGATACCAGCCGGCGATGCTCGATCAACTCATGCTGGCCGGGAACATCGTGTGGGTGGGACACGGTTCGCTCGGACCGCGAGATGGGAAATTGTCGCTCTACTTCCGTGATCAGCTCTCCAAGCTGGCCCTCCCCCGAACGGTCGATTTCGAGACCACCGCGATGCACGACACCATCCTCGACTTGCTGCTCCGCCGAGGTGCTTCGTTCTTCCCGGCGATCTATGAGTCGGCCGGTGGCGGCGACCCTGCACTGGTCGGCGAGGCGTTGTGGGATCTCGTCTGGCGCGGACTGGTCACGAACGACACCCTCGCTCCGGTCCGGTCTCTTGCGGCCCGCAAGCGCACCGCCGCCCGGCGCGGAACACGGTCCCCGACCTTTGCGCCCTCCACCACCGGACGCTGGTGGTTGGTCTCCGAGGCGGTGGACGACAATATCCCGGACACGCTCAAGAGCGCAGCCTGGACTGAGGTACTGCTCGAAAGGCACGGCGTAGTAACCAGGGATGGCACCTCGGCCGAGGCGGTCGCCGGCGGATTCACCCGCTTCTATCCGATCCTTCGTCAGATGGAAGACATCGGAAAGATCCGGCGCGGCTACTTCGTAGAGGGAATGGGTGGAGCACAGTTTGCCCTGCCGGGAGCAGTCGATCGCCTTCGAGCGGCAAACGACGCCACCCGGGCCCTAGCCGCCACAGATCCGGCCAACCTCTATGGAGCGGCCATCCCCTGGCCCGACCATCCGCTTGCCCGTCCCGCACGATCGGCGGTCTCATGGGTCGTCATCGCATCCGGGGCACTCGTGGCGTATGTGGATCGCCGGCGCCTCTTTACCTACGGCACCGTCGATGCCCCAACCGCACGGGCCATCGAGCAGATCGGGAGGCGGCGAGGACGAATGACCATCAACGAGATCGACGGCGAGGCATCGGCGCTCACCCCACTCGGAACCCTCCTCCAGGATTACGGGTTCGCAATGACCCCGCGTGGCCTGGCCTATCGGGGAAACAAGTAGTACTACGTCTGATCGCCCAGGGCACGAAGCTGATCGAACGTGAAGATACCGGTATGGTGCCCGTCCGGACTGAACGTGAAGTTGATGCCGTAGCTTCCGACCAATCGCGCTTCGGCGATCGTGGTCGCCATGACCAGCCTGATCCTTCCCTGCTCAGACTGAGTTGCGCAGTCCGCACAGGTACAGGCGTCTCTGAGTTGACGAGCCGTGAGTGTCTGATTCGCTCCGCCGGGCCAATCAACGACGACACGGGCGCCATCCTCGATCTCGATTCGTTCCGGCGTCTCCACGGCCGACAACGCTAGTACCGTGCCGGCATGACCTCACACACCATCACGGTCCGGGCAGGACATCCGGACTTCCTCGATCTCGAGTGGGATCGTTCGATCGTTGAATGGTCGACCGATCGTATCGTTGACCTCCCGAAGGGCATCTCCCGGCACGAGGTGCGATTCGTCGTCTACGCGGAAGGGACGTACGTCGTCAAAGAACTCCCGCGCCGGGCGGCCCGGCGCGACTACACGGTGCTGCGTGAACTGGAGGGCACCGGCGTCAAGGCGGTTCTTCCTGTCGGGCTGGTCGAGGATCGGTCGGATGATCCAAACGATGAGCGCTCGGCCGCCCTCATCACCCGCTACGCCGATTTCTCTTTCTCCTATCGCGAACTCCTCGAAGGACCGGGGTTTGGTCCCCGCCGCAAGCAGATGCTCGACGCCTTCGCCTGGCTGCTGGTCGAGTTGCACCTCATCGGGTGTTTCTGGGGCGACTGCTCTCTTTCGAACGTCCTCTATCGATACGACGCCGATGCCATCGAGACCATCATGGTCGACGCGGAGACGGCCGAACTCCACGATGAACTGAGCGAAGGCCGTCGCCTCGAGGACCTGCAAATCATGATCGAGAACGTCGCAGGCGGTATGGCCGACATCGCAGCACTCCAGGGTTTCGACATCGACGAGGCCGACTACGAACTCGGCGAGGATGTGGCAGCTCGCTATCTGGCCTTGTGGACTGAAGTCAATCAGGAACTCGTGATTCCGCGTGATGAGCGCTTCCGCATTCGCGAACGAATCGAACGTCTCAATGATCTCGGCGTTACGGTCGACGAGGTAGAGCTCATCCCGGTCGGGGAAGAGCAGCATATGAAGGTGCACATCAAGATCGGAGTTCGGGATTTCCATGCCAGGGAGCTGGAAGAACTGACCGGGGTGCGGGCGCTCGAACAGCAAGCGCGCTACATCCTCGGTGATCTCCACTATTTCCAAGCGCTGCAGGCACCGGACACGGACCGGGTGATCAACGCCATGAAGTGGCGCGTGCAGGAATTCCGGCCGATGATGAAGCGCCTGCGCGGGGCGACCAAGACCGCCGACCCCATCCAGGCGTACTGCGACATTTTGCACCACCGGTACATCTTGTCCAGCCTGGCCGGCCAGGATGTCGGAACGCAAGCCGCCGTCGACGATTGGTTCGCGGCAGGCGAACCGGGCTATCCGCTCGACACTTCACCGACCTAGCGGGTCGACAATCAGGTCAGGCTGCCTCCGGCCCCGATGACGCCACCATCAACCGGCAAGTTGACCCCGGTAATCCAGGAGGCGGCCTCCGAGGCGAGGAATAACACCGCGTTGGCCACATCTTCCGGCTCTCCCAACCTGCCGAGTGGATGGGTCGCGGCCGCCGCTTCTTCTCCGCCGACCCACAGAGCGGCCGACAAGCGGGTCTTGACGACGGCTGGAGACACCGCGTTCACCCGCACGTTGGGCGCCATTTCAAAGGCTAGTTGTTGCGTCGTGAAGATCAGTGCTGCCTTCGAAATGTTGTAGGCACCGAGAACCGCAGTCGGGCGCATGCCGCCCACCGAGGCAACGTTGATGATCGACCCGCCGTGCTCGTGCATCCACTGATTGAAGGCAGCCCGGGCCCACAGGATGGGACCCAGCTGGTTGACCGACCAGGTCTTTTCGAGAGCTCCGAGCTCGACGTCTACCAGATTGCCGGCCGCCGGATTGGTACCGGCGTTGTTGACGAGGATGTCGCAGGCCCCGAACGTCTCGATGGCTCCTTTCACCGTCGATTCGGCATGCTCTGCATCGTCAGCGCGGGCGACCATCGTGACCAGCCGGTCGCCGAGGCCCGTTGCCGCGCTGATGCTCGTCCGAGCCTCCGCCAGGTTCTCTTCCCGGCGCCCTGTGATGATGACGCCGCGCGCCCCGCTGTTGAGGAATTCGGTCGCAATCGATTCGCCTATCCCCCGGCTGGCTCCGGTGACCACCGCTACCTTGTCGTCAATTCGTACATCCATGTGTTCCTCCTCGGTCGTTCGTTCAGAGTTCAGTGGCCACCGCGCCGCACGCCTCCATATTTCATCCGGGTATCTCTGACGGAGGCGACGACCGCGTCGGGATCCGGTTGGCCTGCGTCGACGATCTCACCAATGAAGAACGTATGGGTTCCACAATCGACCTCTTTCCACAGTTGGAGGTCCATCCACGCAACGGCTTCTTCGAAGATCGGGGAGCCGGTCACACCTGCCCGAATCGCCCGGCCGTTGAGCGTCATGCCCTCTTTGACTGCCGGTTTCGAGAACTTGACGAACGTCCGGGTGTCCTCGGCCGACCAGAGGTTGATCGAAAAGCACCGACCGTCGGTGATCAAGCGATGGGTCACGGCCTTCTTGTCGACTCCGATGCCGACCAGAACCGGCTCCATAGCCACCTGCGTTATCCAACTCGTGGTCATTGCGTTCCACTCGTCGCCGGCGTGCGAGCCGACGAGGGCCAACGCAGTGGGAATGCTCCATGTCACCTTGTTGACGAGTTCCGCCTGTAGGTCCGCCATAGGTCCTCCTGCCATTTCGTGGTATGCCATCGCCTGGCGTAGCCAGGTCGCCTAATCTTCCCTGGTGCATATTCTGATCGCCACCGCCGGTGCTCTTCCCGCCGCCCGTGTCGCGGCTCTGGTCGCCACCCTGGCCCACGACGAACAGCACGTCTCGGTCATGACGGTCATCGAGGTCCCACTGTCGTTCCTGGACGATCTCGAAACCGGCGAGTGGCGCCCGTTCGACGATGGTACCGAAGGTGCCGCCGAGGTCCACACCCAACTCGTCAAACGGTACGTCGAGGAACGCGGGGTCCGCCTGGTCGAACCGGTGGTGGCGGCTTTGCGCACACACGGTATTTCGGCAGACACCATTCTCGAAGAGGGCAGCGACGCCGGTGAAGTGATTGTGCGTGTGGCCGGCGAACGGTCCGCGGACATGATCGTAATGGGAGCAACCAGACCCATCTTCGATGAGAACGTATGGAGCAGCGTCTCCGTCAAAGTCATGCAGCGGTCTCCCATCCCGCTGGTGTTGGTTCCGGGCGTTTCGCGAACCTTCGATGACGTTGAACGCGACGAACGGCGCCGTGTGATCGACGAACAGACCGGCTGAGCGTCACGGAATAGCGAGTTCGATCGTCGCTCCGCAGTAACCCTCGACCGAATCCCGGGCACCTACGACCACGATCGTGACGCCGTCCGGTATCGGGACTCCACTCAACGAGCGTGTGAACGGCTGCTCAGTTTCGTGCGGGTGCTCCAGGATGCGGGTTCCGAGCGCCGTTCCCTCG
The sequence above is drawn from the Acidimicrobiia bacterium genome and encodes:
- a CDS encoding universal stress protein gives rise to the protein MHILIATAGALPAARVAALVATLAHDEQHVSVMTVIEVPLSFLDDLETGEWRPFDDGTEGAAEVHTQLVKRYVEERGVRLVEPVVAALRTHGISADTILEEGSDAGEVIVRVAGERSADMIVMGATRPIFDENVWSSVSVKVMQRSPIPLVLVPGVSRTFDDVERDERRRVIDEQTG
- a CDS encoding SDR family oxidoreductase → MDVRIDDKVAVVTGASRGIGESIATEFLNSGARGVIITGRREENLAEARTSISAATGLGDRLVTMVARADDAEHAESTVKGAIETFGACDILVNNAGTNPAAGNLVDVELGALEKTWSVNQLGPILWARAAFNQWMHEHGGSIINVASVGGMRPTAVLGAYNISKAALIFTTQQLAFEMAPNVRVNAVSPAVVKTRLSAALWVGGEEAAAATHPLGRLGEPEDVANAVLFLASEAASWITGVNLPVDGGVIGAGGSLT
- a CDS encoding flavin reductase family protein — its product is MADLQAELVNKVTWSIPTALALVGSHAGDEWNAMTTSWITQVAMEPVLVGIGVDKKAVTHRLITDGRCFSINLWSAEDTRTFVKFSKPAVKEGMTLNGRAIRAGVTGSPIFEEAVAWMDLQLWKEVDCGTHTFFIGEIVDAGQPDPDAVVASVRDTRMKYGGVRRGGH